The following proteins are encoded in a genomic region of Ornithodoros turicata isolate Travis chromosome 6, ASM3712646v1, whole genome shotgun sequence:
- the LOC135397711 gene encoding leucyl-cystinyl aminopeptidase-like: protein MLRFFVLEDPNAAKRLQRRTSIAVLVVVFAVIVIVFANLLHRAMRGVSRSRQVVVTDILEEPYETDAFLPDGLPDTISPSHYTIQFQHDDNSYNGTVSVSIICHVATRQIVMHAGSALGVSKLIVQDNTGVVFRTIFSRKPSPHDLLVITTDRLLLSETSYNVTIWFLGNLSRIPETFPEMYTPVDRGLLLIEVGRMKALALINEGKALRDVFPCFNYPIYRATFKLSMIGNRGMVAITSKDPFEEDIPGTADALSIIFPQSERIPNSRFTFFYSNFWSVSNSDPVRVWSYKSTEDMSTSTALATSVYQYLQKDYPKWPLPEQIHIVGLPGHVTPACNWGVIYFKDEDLRITASDSLEKKANLGFILVRCLTRTWWGSVVSTVWWRDEWIFYGLCTYMAIAIVSNRIQGTDFHASVFAARLVAMTAESNGHLSHVANDAKLPYFSDVYLWEEARQAWATSVFHTYALFVGYSTFTWEQGMFIEEHQFSAVTAAQFVAQFGSDRIVTQEFFQSWTSTPGIPLLRVGKYADGGVTVEQERFCVTHPSCASAGEHVWRVPIFARVYNESFLSHATAAVHMQRKTQVIELGSPFMFIYLYPKTAIYSRIMYCVDNWVKIADVLAERKLSYFPPVNRATFLDDLAAFVRSGLLDMPFFLSFLRYLPHETSPIVWNVYRTAYAAFLAEGKEQDVKLLKDFHERLCGELRDDFKQLVRCVSAI, encoded by the exons ATGCTCAGATTCTTCGTCCTAGAAGATCCGAACGCGGCCAAACGACTGCAACGTCGGACCAGCATTGCTGTGCTCGTCGTCGTGTTCGCAGTCATTGTAATCGTCTTCGCTAACTTGCTCCACCGCGCTATGCGGGGGGTGTCACGCAGTCGTCAAGTTGTCGTCACTGACATTCTGGAAGAGCCATACGAGACCGACGCTTTCTTGCCGGACGGCTTACCGGACACCATCTCACCGTCTCACTATACCATACAATTCCAACACGACGACAATTCGTACAACGGAACTGTAAGCGTAAGCATCATTTGCCACGTCGCCACCCGTCAAATTGTCATGCACGCCGGTTCAGCGTTGGGCGTGTCCAAGCTAatcgtccaggacaatacaggGGTGGTATTTCGTACAATCTTCTCTCGCAAGCCATCGCCTCACGATCTCCTTGTCATCACGACCGACAGGCTGTTACTATCGGAGACAAGCTACAATGTCACCATCTGGTTCTTGGGCAACCTGTCGCGAATACCGGAAACGTTCCCTGAAATGTACACGCCCGTAGACCGTGGGCTCTTACTGATCGAAGTGGGACGCATGAAAGCATTGGCGCTTATCAACGAGGGCAAAGCGCTCCGCGATGTTTTCCCTTGCTTCAACTACCCGATCTATCGGGCAACCTTCAAGTTAAGCATGATTGGGAACCGTGGTATGGTTGCCATAACGAGCAAGGACCCTTTCGAAGAAGATATTCCGGGAACAGCGGATGCTCTCTCCATCATATTTCCTCAAAGTGAAAGAATTCCGAATTCAAGGTTCACTTTCTTCTACTCAAATTTCTGGAGCGTGTCCAACAGCGATCCCGTTAGGGTATGGTCCTACAAGAGTACAGAAGACATGTCTACTTCAACGGCACTGGCTACTAGTGTGTACCAGTACCTACAAAAGGACTACCCAAAATGGCCGCTTCCCGAACAAATTCACATAGTGGGTCTGCCCGGCCATGTTACCCCTGCCTGTAACTGGGGTGTCATTTACTTCAAAGACGAAGACCTGAGGATAACGGCGTCGGACAGCCTCGAAAAAAAG GCAAACCTGGGCTTCATTCTTGTACGCTGTCTCACTCGCACCTGGTGGGGTTCGGTGGTGTCAACGGTGTGGTGGCGAGACGAATGGATTTTCTACGGCCTCTGTACGTACATGGCTATCGCCATCGTCTCAAACCGAATCCAAGGCACCGACTTCCACGCCAGTGTCTTCGCTGCCCGATTGGTCGCCATGACGGCTGAGAGCAACGGCCACCTTTCTCACGTTGCAAACGACGCGAAGCTGCCGTACTTCTCCGACGTCTACCTCTGGGAGGAGGCGAGGCAAGCGTGGGCGACGTCCGTCTTTCACACGTACGCCCTGTTCGTCGGTTACAGTACCTTTACGTGGGAGCAAGGCATGTTCATAGAGGAACACCAGTTCAGTGCTGTGACCGCCGCGCAGTTCGTTGCCCAGTTCGGGAGTGACAGGATCGTGACGCAGGAATTCTTCCAGTCGTGGACCAGTACCCCAGGAATTCCTCTTCTCCGCGTGGGCAAGTACGCCGACGGCGGGGTTACCGTGGAACAGGAACGGTTCTGCGTCACACACCCTTCCTGCGCGTCCGCCGGCGAACATGTCTGGCGGGTTCCGATCTTCGCCAGAGTGTACAACGAATCTTTCCTATCGCACGCAACAGCGGCGGTACACATGCAGCGCAAGACACAGGTCATAGAGCTGGGAAGCCCTTTCATGTTTATATATTTATATCCAAAGACCGCCATCTACTCGCGAATCATGTACTGCGTGGACAACTGGGTGAAAATAGCGGACGTTCTTGCAGAGCGGAAGCTGTCCTATTTTCCTCCTGTCAACCGAGCTACGTTTCTGGACGACCTGGCAGCCTTTGTGCGAAGCGGTCTTCTGGATATGCCGTTTTTCCTGTCTTTTCTGAGATATCTTCCACATGAAACGAGTCCGATTGTTTGGAACGTCTACAGAACAGCGTACGCTGCCTTTCTTGCAGAAGGAAAGGAGCAGGATGTAAAACTACTGAAGGACTTTCATGAACGCTTGTGCGGTGAGCTCCGCGACGATTTCAAACAGCTAGTTCGTTGTGTGTCAGCCATATAG